One window of Pectobacterium carotovorum genomic DNA carries:
- a CDS encoding GNAT family N-acetyltransferase, translated as MAKIVYLADHPQHQEQVIDWIWQAFGSQNSREFFASVVRNSLNPAALPLTFIALEGERLVGTVGLWRCDLISRQDLTPWLASLYVEESQRDKGLGIALQQHVLDFCRRQGFDNLYLFATFSGYYEKHGWRYIGDGLDYPDKAVRLYHQSLSAAS; from the coding sequence ATGGCAAAGATTGTTTATCTGGCGGATCATCCTCAGCATCAAGAGCAGGTGATTGACTGGATATGGCAGGCGTTCGGCAGCCAGAACAGCCGTGAATTCTTTGCCAGCGTGGTGCGTAATAGCCTGAACCCGGCGGCGTTACCGCTGACGTTTATCGCGCTGGAGGGCGAGCGTCTAGTCGGGACGGTAGGGCTTTGGCGCTGCGATTTAATCAGCCGGCAGGATTTGACGCCCTGGCTGGCATCGCTGTACGTGGAAGAAAGCCAGCGTGACAAAGGGCTGGGCATCGCACTGCAACAGCACGTACTGGATTTCTGCCGCCGTCAGGGTTTTGACAATCTCTATTTGTTCGCCACGTTTAGCGGCTATTACGAAAAACACGGCTGGCGTTATATCGGCGATGGGCTGGACTACCCAGACAAAGCTGTGCGGCTGTATCACCAGTCGCTGTCGGCTGCCTCTTAG